A DNA window from Castanea sativa cultivar Marrone di Chiusa Pesio chromosome 7, ASM4071231v1 contains the following coding sequences:
- the LOC142643536 gene encoding cationic peroxidase 2-like, whose product MENSRLIQTSHLVFLLLALSVSYVHCQATRVGFYSKTCPRAESIVRSTVQTHFRSNPTVAPGLLRMHFHDCFVQGCDASVLIDGPNTEKTALPNLGLRGYEVIDDAKTQLEAACPGVVSCADILALAARDAVVLTNGPNWLVPTGRRDGRVSLASDTSNLPGFTDSIDVQKQKFSDKGLNAQDLVTLVGGHTIGTSACQFFMYRLYNFTTTGNGADPIINPSFLPQLQALCPQNGDVTRRVGLDTGSETRFDASFFSNLRNGRGVLESDQMLWTDSSTKTLVQRFLGVRGLLGLSFNVEFGRSMVKMSNIGVKSSTEGEIRKVCSAIN is encoded by the exons ATGGAGAACTCACGTTTGATCCAAACATCACATTTGGTGTTTCTCTTACTCGCATTGAGTGTTTCTTATGTGCATTGCCAAGCCACACGTGTTGGGTTCTACTCCAAAACATGCCCTCGAGCTGAATCCATTGTTCGCTCAACGGTTCAAACTCATTTCCGATCCAATCCCACTGTGGCTCCTGGATTGTTAAGGATGCACTTTCATGACTGTTTCGTGCAGGGTTGCGATGCCTCTGTACTTATTGATGGGCCTAACACTGAGAAAACAGCCCTACCTAACCTTGGTTTGAGAGGGTATGAAGTTATTGATGATGCCAAGACTCAGCTTGAAGCTGCTTGTCCTGGCGTTGTTTCTTGTGCTGATATTCTTGCTCTTGCTGCCCGTGATGCTGTTGTTCTG accaATGGACCCAACTGGCTGGTGCCAACCGGACGCAGAGATGGCCGGGTATCACTGGCTTCCGATACTTCCAATTTGCCTGGCTTTACAGACTCTATTGATGTTCAAAAGCAAAAGTTTTCAGATAAGGGTCTAAATGCACAAGATCTTGTCACCCTTGTTG GTGGCCACACCATTGGTACTTCAGCTTGCCAGTTCTTCATGTACAGACTGTACAACTTCACTACAACTGGAAATGGTGCTGATCCTATCATCAACCCAAGTTTCCTCCCTCAATTACAAGCACTCTGCCCACAAAATGGTGATGTAACAAGGCGTGTTGGACTAGACACTGGTAGCGAAACCAGATTTGATGCGTCTTTCTTCTCGAATTTGAGGAACGGCCGAGGAGTACTGGAGTCAGATCAGATGTTATGGACTGATTCCTCCACCAAAACTTTAGTTCAGCGCTTCTTAGGCGTCAGAGGCTTGCTAGGGCTAAGCTTCAATGTGGAGTTTGGAAGGTCCATGGTGAAGATGAGCAACATTGGCGTCAAGTCTAGTACTGAAGGTGAAATTCGCAAAGTGTGTTCTGCGATCAACTGA